A section of the Salmo salar chromosome ssa05, Ssal_v3.1, whole genome shotgun sequence genome encodes:
- the pbxip1b gene encoding pre-B-cell leukemia transcription factor-interacting protein 1 isoform X3, whose amino-acid sequence MSDSGGAANSNSWTVLTAEETVAETLRPVEERTEHHEDTPSHTAAEKPTGTPSHTAAEKPTGTPSHTAAEKPTESRPGEDAVSAEESHSVKLQQETQETQPERDKDYTHDLPFDPVPDSTPALDSSASVAPPSSLLEVPAPTGLDPDTHSQSRSLPGNPAPPISDPDSFSDSYTHISSSPDLEEPPALLLNTEPPEEVGLVQEVEGYIQDVHHHYEEGLGQEEEESDLSEVGAKTDSHLEAEVVGEEEGVSGVRRRRGSLLAALERIGREEEEEEEDEFRIPQQREQEETGFSLNKCILGAVILLGLGTIFFSGVFMDLDGEGDYDARELRETEVVGKQEWLNPEVPLPPPVDVDSTDQLNKLAKEDPRIAVLQAQLLAQKEELKVAQKEAEDGGKERKKREEVEKEHGRLKKEMTSLPVLQKENERMKRELESVPVLQKDLETLRATVTELKHSTAKEAASPPVSASVLPPSGQAGDDSQNTAGTIEREGKKPGKGEKKELKEEKTDWNKGGKKGYKVEKEWRSGKYDQEKEGKEEKEWKKKEDKKGEWKKDKSSRGNEGKPWKDRGNKMEWKEKSEKKDWKVEKDWKKEKPERWSDSKEWKKSKDERKGKEEKNQKKGGWVEWKGEKNGKEDKNQRKGGYNKGRDEWKGEKEWKGEKNGKEEKNLRKGGWNKGRDEWKGEKEWKNDKDDYKDLGKGWKERGERKEWKEEKDWTKKDGKKDVSKEWKSKDNRRENEWSDGNRKMEGLKEERNGGNWKKDRGNDKYEKDHHYSQEGQKERRKREKGPPQTHRRPPLEQPDYWSHQRERLQHKPNPQTHCSSVEACAQAEGLLPVTMPEFEALLLGYLVKAERVGVEASKREELSKLTKEFFSDGVFVHDQMSFKDFVEDVDDILEDMVEDEEVEEEMDDFEEEAMNRFSVPGRGEREKWRKESGRGRV is encoded by the exons ATGTCTGACAGCGGTGGTGCTGCCAACAGCAATAGCTGGACTGTCCTCACAGCAGAG GAGACTGTTGCTGAGACACTGAGGCCtgtagaggagagaacagagcacCATGAAGATACACCCAGTCATACTGCTGCAGAGAAACCTACAGGTACACCCAGTCATACTGCTGCAGAGAAACCTACAGGTACACCCAGTCATACTGCTGCAGAGAAACCTACAG aGAGTAGGCCTGGGGAGGATGCAGTGTCTGCTGAAGAGTCTCACTCTGTGAAGCTACAGCAG GAGACCCAGGAAACACAACCAGAGAGAGATAAGGATTACACCCATGACCTTCCCTTTGACCCTGTCCCTGACTCAACCCCTGCCCTTGACTCCTCTGCTAGTGTTGCTCCTCCGAGCTCTCTGTTAGAAGTCCCCGCCCCCACAGGGCTTGACCCAGATACACACAGCCAATCCAGAAGCCTCCCTGGGAACCCAGCCCCTCCCATCTCTGACCCTGATTCGTTCTCTGACTCCTACACCCACATTAGCTCCTCCCCCGACCTTGAAGAGCCCCCTGCCTTGCTGCTCAACACTGAGCCACCGGAAGAGGTGGGGCTTGTACAGGAAGTGGAGGGGTATATACAGGATGTGCATCATCATTATGAGGAGGGGCTTgggcaggaagaggaggagtctgatCTGTCTGAGGTCGGGGCCAAGACAG ACTCTCATCTGGAAGCAGaggtggtgggggaggaggaaggggtgtcaggggtgaggaggaggagggggtctcTCCTGGCGGCTCTGGAGCGGATcggaagggaagaggaggaggaggaggaggatgagttcCGGATTCCGCAGCAGAGGGAGCAAGAGGAGACTGGTTTCTCTCTCAACAAGTGCATCCTAGGAGCTGTCATACTGCTGGGCCTCGGAACCATCTTCTTCTCAG GTGTCTTCATGGACCTGGATGGTG AGGGGGACTATGATGCCAGGGAGCTGAGAGAAACAGAGGTGGTGGGAAAACAG GAATGGCTGAATCCTGAGGTTCCTCTTCCACCACCTGTAGATGTTGACAGTACAGACCAACTGAATAAACTGGCTAAAGAAGACCCACGGATAGCTGTACTGCAAGCCCAACTCCTG gcaCAGAAAGAGGAGCTAAAAGTAGCCCAGAAGGAGGcggaggatggagggaaggagagaaagaagagggaggaggtggagaaggagcaCGGTAGGCTGAAGAAAGAGATGACATCGCTCCCTGTCCTTCAGAAGGAGAacgagaggatgaagagagagctGGAGTCTGTTCCTGTCTTACAGAAGGATCTAGAGACACTCAGAGCCACAGTGACTGAACTaaaacacagcacag CCAAAGAAGCAGCTTCACCTCCAGTCTCTGCCTCTGTCCTGCCCCCCTCTGGCCAAGCTGGGGATGACAGCCAGAACACAGccggaacgatagagagagagggcaagaaacCAGGGAAGGGAGAGAAAAAAGAGTTGAAGGAAGAGAAGACGGATTGGAATAAGGGAGGGAAGAAGGGTTATAAGGTAGAAAAAGAGTGGAGAAGTGGAAAATATGACCAGGAGAAAGAAGGAAAAGAGGAGAAAGAGTGGAAGAAGAAAGAAGACAAGAAGGGAGAATGGAAGAAAGATAAATCTAGCAGAGGGAATGAGGGCAAACCATGGAAGGACAGAGGAAACAAGATGGAATGGAAGGAGAAGAGTGAGAAAAAAGACTGGAAGGTGGAGAAAGATTGGAAAAAGGAAAAACCTGAAAGATGGAGTGATAGCAAGGAGTGGAAAAAAAGCAAGGATGAGAGGAAGGGAAAAGAGgagaaaaatcaaaagaaaggaGGTTGGGTTgagtggaagggagagaagaaTGGAAAAGAGGACAAAAATCAAAGAAAAGGAGGTTATAATAAGGGCAGGGATgagtggaagggagagaaggagtggaagggagagaagaaTGGAAAAGAGGAGAAAAATCTAAGAAAAGGAGGTTGGAATAAGGGCAGGGATgagtggaagggagagaaggagtggaAGAATGACAAGGATGACTATAAGGACCTTGGCaaaggatggaaggagagaggagagagaaaggagtggaAGGAAGAGAAAGACTGGACAAAGAAAGACGGAAAGAAAGACGTCAGTAAAGAGTGGAAGAGTAAGGACAACAGGAGAGAAAATGAGTGGTCTGATGGAAATAGAAAGATGGAAGGATTGAAGGAGGAGAGAAACGGAGGAAACTGGAAAAAggacagagggaatgacaagTACGAGAAGGACCACCACTACTCTCAGGAAgggcagaaagagaggagaaagagagaaaagggccCTCCCCAAACCCACCGCCGACCCCCCCTTGAGCAACCTGACTACTGGAGTCACCAGAGAGAACGACTGCAGCACAAACCCAACCCTCAAACCCACTGCAGTTCAGTGGAGGCCTGCGCCCAGGCAGAGGGGCTGCTCCCTGTCACCATGCCGGAGTTTGAGGCCCTGCTCCTGGGTTACCTGGTCAAGGCAGAGAGGGTGGGGGTGGAGGCCTCCAAGAGGGAGGAGCTCAGTAAGCTAACCAAGGAGTTCTTCAGTGACGGAGTGTTCGTTCACGACCAGATGAGCTTCAAGGACTTTGTGGAGGATGTGGATGACATCTTAGAGGATATGGTGGAGgatgaggaggtagaggaggagatggatgacTTTGAGGAAGAGGCAATGAACAGGTTTTCAGttccagggagaggagagagggagaagtggaggaaggagagtgggagaggacGGGTGTga
- the pbxip1b gene encoding pre-B-cell leukemia transcription factor-interacting protein 1 isoform X5, giving the protein MSDSGGAANSNSWTVLTAEETVAETLRPVEERTEHHEDTPSHTAAEKPTESRPGEDAVSAEESHSVKLQQETQETQPERDKDYTHDLPFDPVPDSTPALDSSASVAPPSSLLEVPAPTGLDPDTHSQSRSLPGNPAPPISDPDSFSDSYTHISSSPDLEEPPALLLNTEPPEEVGLVQEVEGYIQDVHHHYEEGLGQEEEESDLSEVGAKTVVLRPLFLPGPDSHLEAEVVGEEEGVSGVRRRRGSLLAALERIGREEEEEEEDEFRIPQQREQEETGFSLNKCILGAVILLGLGTIFFSGVFMDLDGEGDYDARELRETEVVGKQEWLNPEVPLPPPVDVDSTDQLNKLAKEDPRIAVLQAQLLAQKEELKVAQKEAEDGGKERKKREEVEKEHGRLKKEMTSLPVLQKENERMKRELESVPVLQKDLETLRATVTELKHSTAKEAASPPVSASVLPPSGQAGDDSQNTAGTIEREGKKPGKGEKKELKEEKTDWNKGGKKGYKVEKEWRSGKYDQEKEGKEEKEWKKKEDKKGEWKKDKSSRGNEGKPWKDRGNKMEWKEKSEKKDWKVEKDWKKEKPERWSDSKEWKKSKDERKGKEEKNQKKGGWVEWKGEKNGKEDKNQRKGGYNKGRDEWKGEKEWKGEKNGKEEKNLRKGGWNKGRDEWKGEKEWKNDKDDYKDLGKGWKERGERKEWKEEKDWTKKDGKKDVSKEWKSKDNRRENEWSDGNRKMEGLKEERNGGNWKKDRGNDKYEKDHHYSQEGQKERRKREKGPPQTHRRPPLEQPDYWSHQRERLQHKPNPQTHCSSVEACAQAEGLLPVTMPEFEALLLGYLVKAERVGVEASKREELSKLTKEFFSDGVFVHDQMSFKDFVEDVDDILEDMVEDEEVEEEMDDFEEEAMNRFSVPGRGEREKWRKESGRGRV; this is encoded by the exons ATGTCTGACAGCGGTGGTGCTGCCAACAGCAATAGCTGGACTGTCCTCACAGCAGAG GAGACTGTTGCTGAGACACTGAGGCCtgtagaggagagaacagagcacCATGAAGATACACCCAGTCATACTGCTGCAGAGAAACCTACAG aGAGTAGGCCTGGGGAGGATGCAGTGTCTGCTGAAGAGTCTCACTCTGTGAAGCTACAGCAG GAGACCCAGGAAACACAACCAGAGAGAGATAAGGATTACACCCATGACCTTCCCTTTGACCCTGTCCCTGACTCAACCCCTGCCCTTGACTCCTCTGCTAGTGTTGCTCCTCCGAGCTCTCTGTTAGAAGTCCCCGCCCCCACAGGGCTTGACCCAGATACACACAGCCAATCCAGAAGCCTCCCTGGGAACCCAGCCCCTCCCATCTCTGACCCTGATTCGTTCTCTGACTCCTACACCCACATTAGCTCCTCCCCCGACCTTGAAGAGCCCCCTGCCTTGCTGCTCAACACTGAGCCACCGGAAGAGGTGGGGCTTGTACAGGAAGTGGAGGGGTATATACAGGATGTGCATCATCATTATGAGGAGGGGCTTgggcaggaagaggaggagtctgatCTGTCTGAGGTCGGGGCCAAGACAG TGGTTCTACGTCCCCTCTTTCTCCCTGGGCCAGACTCTCATCTGGAAGCAGaggtggtgggggaggaggaaggggtgtcaggggtgaggaggaggagggggtctcTCCTGGCGGCTCTGGAGCGGATcggaagggaagaggaggaggaggaggaggatgagttcCGGATTCCGCAGCAGAGGGAGCAAGAGGAGACTGGTTTCTCTCTCAACAAGTGCATCCTAGGAGCTGTCATACTGCTGGGCCTCGGAACCATCTTCTTCTCAG GTGTCTTCATGGACCTGGATGGTG AGGGGGACTATGATGCCAGGGAGCTGAGAGAAACAGAGGTGGTGGGAAAACAG GAATGGCTGAATCCTGAGGTTCCTCTTCCACCACCTGTAGATGTTGACAGTACAGACCAACTGAATAAACTGGCTAAAGAAGACCCACGGATAGCTGTACTGCAAGCCCAACTCCTG gcaCAGAAAGAGGAGCTAAAAGTAGCCCAGAAGGAGGcggaggatggagggaaggagagaaagaagagggaggaggtggagaaggagcaCGGTAGGCTGAAGAAAGAGATGACATCGCTCCCTGTCCTTCAGAAGGAGAacgagaggatgaagagagagctGGAGTCTGTTCCTGTCTTACAGAAGGATCTAGAGACACTCAGAGCCACAGTGACTGAACTaaaacacagcacag CCAAAGAAGCAGCTTCACCTCCAGTCTCTGCCTCTGTCCTGCCCCCCTCTGGCCAAGCTGGGGATGACAGCCAGAACACAGccggaacgatagagagagagggcaagaaacCAGGGAAGGGAGAGAAAAAAGAGTTGAAGGAAGAGAAGACGGATTGGAATAAGGGAGGGAAGAAGGGTTATAAGGTAGAAAAAGAGTGGAGAAGTGGAAAATATGACCAGGAGAAAGAAGGAAAAGAGGAGAAAGAGTGGAAGAAGAAAGAAGACAAGAAGGGAGAATGGAAGAAAGATAAATCTAGCAGAGGGAATGAGGGCAAACCATGGAAGGACAGAGGAAACAAGATGGAATGGAAGGAGAAGAGTGAGAAAAAAGACTGGAAGGTGGAGAAAGATTGGAAAAAGGAAAAACCTGAAAGATGGAGTGATAGCAAGGAGTGGAAAAAAAGCAAGGATGAGAGGAAGGGAAAAGAGgagaaaaatcaaaagaaaggaGGTTGGGTTgagtggaagggagagaagaaTGGAAAAGAGGACAAAAATCAAAGAAAAGGAGGTTATAATAAGGGCAGGGATgagtggaagggagagaaggagtggaagggagagaagaaTGGAAAAGAGGAGAAAAATCTAAGAAAAGGAGGTTGGAATAAGGGCAGGGATgagtggaagggagagaaggagtggaAGAATGACAAGGATGACTATAAGGACCTTGGCaaaggatggaaggagagaggagagagaaaggagtggaAGGAAGAGAAAGACTGGACAAAGAAAGACGGAAAGAAAGACGTCAGTAAAGAGTGGAAGAGTAAGGACAACAGGAGAGAAAATGAGTGGTCTGATGGAAATAGAAAGATGGAAGGATTGAAGGAGGAGAGAAACGGAGGAAACTGGAAAAAggacagagggaatgacaagTACGAGAAGGACCACCACTACTCTCAGGAAgggcagaaagagaggagaaagagagaaaagggccCTCCCCAAACCCACCGCCGACCCCCCCTTGAGCAACCTGACTACTGGAGTCACCAGAGAGAACGACTGCAGCACAAACCCAACCCTCAAACCCACTGCAGTTCAGTGGAGGCCTGCGCCCAGGCAGAGGGGCTGCTCCCTGTCACCATGCCGGAGTTTGAGGCCCTGCTCCTGGGTTACCTGGTCAAGGCAGAGAGGGTGGGGGTGGAGGCCTCCAAGAGGGAGGAGCTCAGTAAGCTAACCAAGGAGTTCTTCAGTGACGGAGTGTTCGTTCACGACCAGATGAGCTTCAAGGACTTTGTGGAGGATGTGGATGACATCTTAGAGGATATGGTGGAGgatgaggaggtagaggaggagatggatgacTTTGAGGAAGAGGCAATGAACAGGTTTTCAGttccagggagaggagagagggagaagtggaggaaggagagtgggagaggacGGGTGTga
- the pbxip1b gene encoding pre-B-cell leukemia transcription factor-interacting protein 1 isoform X7 yields the protein MSDSGGAANSNSWTVLTAEETVAETLRPVEERTEHHEDTPSHTAAEKPTGTPSHTAAEKPTGTPSHTAAEKPTESRPGEDAVSAEESHSVKLQQETQETQPERDKDYTHDLPFDPVPDSTPALDSSASVAPPSSLLEVPAPTGLDPDTHSQSRSLPGNPAPPISDPDSFSDSYTHISSSPDLEEPPALLLNTEPPEEVGLVQEVEGYIQDVHHHYEEGLGQEEEESDLSEVGAKTVVLRPLFLPGPDSHLEAEVVGEEEGVSGVRRRRGSLLAALERIGREEEEEEEDEFRIPQQREQEETGFSLNKCILGAVILLGLGTIFFSEGDYDARELRETEVVGKQEWLNPEVPLPPPVDVDSTDQLNKLAKEDPRIAVLQAQLLAQKEELKVAQKEAEDGGKERKKREEVEKEHAKEAASPPVSASVLPPSGQAGDDSQNTAGTIEREGKKPGKGEKKELKEEKTDWNKGGKKGYKVEKEWRSGKYDQEKEGKEEKEWKKKEDKKGEWKKDKSSRGNEGKPWKDRGNKMEWKEKSEKKDWKVEKDWKKEKPERWSDSKEWKKSKDERKGKEEKNQKKGGWVEWKGEKNGKEDKNQRKGGYNKGRDEWKGEKEWKGEKNGKEEKNLRKGGWNKGRDEWKGEKEWKNDKDDYKDLGKGWKERGERKEWKEEKDWTKKDGKKDVSKEWKSKDNRRENEWSDGNRKMEGLKEERNGGNWKKDRGNDKYEKDHHYSQEGQKERRKREKGPPQTHRRPPLEQPDYWSHQRERLQHKPNPQTHCSSVEACAQAEGLLPVTMPEFEALLLGYLVKAERVGVEASKREELSKLTKEFFSDGVFVHDQMSFKDFVEDVDDILEDMVEDEEVEEEMDDFEEEAMNRFSVPGRGEREKWRKESGRGRV from the exons ATGTCTGACAGCGGTGGTGCTGCCAACAGCAATAGCTGGACTGTCCTCACAGCAGAG GAGACTGTTGCTGAGACACTGAGGCCtgtagaggagagaacagagcacCATGAAGATACACCCAGTCATACTGCTGCAGAGAAACCTACAGGTACACCCAGTCATACTGCTGCAGAGAAACCTACAGGTACACCCAGTCATACTGCTGCAGAGAAACCTACAG aGAGTAGGCCTGGGGAGGATGCAGTGTCTGCTGAAGAGTCTCACTCTGTGAAGCTACAGCAG GAGACCCAGGAAACACAACCAGAGAGAGATAAGGATTACACCCATGACCTTCCCTTTGACCCTGTCCCTGACTCAACCCCTGCCCTTGACTCCTCTGCTAGTGTTGCTCCTCCGAGCTCTCTGTTAGAAGTCCCCGCCCCCACAGGGCTTGACCCAGATACACACAGCCAATCCAGAAGCCTCCCTGGGAACCCAGCCCCTCCCATCTCTGACCCTGATTCGTTCTCTGACTCCTACACCCACATTAGCTCCTCCCCCGACCTTGAAGAGCCCCCTGCCTTGCTGCTCAACACTGAGCCACCGGAAGAGGTGGGGCTTGTACAGGAAGTGGAGGGGTATATACAGGATGTGCATCATCATTATGAGGAGGGGCTTgggcaggaagaggaggagtctgatCTGTCTGAGGTCGGGGCCAAGACAG TGGTTCTACGTCCCCTCTTTCTCCCTGGGCCAGACTCTCATCTGGAAGCAGaggtggtgggggaggaggaaggggtgtcaggggtgaggaggaggagggggtctcTCCTGGCGGCTCTGGAGCGGATcggaagggaagaggaggaggaggaggaggatgagttcCGGATTCCGCAGCAGAGGGAGCAAGAGGAGACTGGTTTCTCTCTCAACAAGTGCATCCTAGGAGCTGTCATACTGCTGGGCCTCGGAACCATCTTCTTCTCAG AGGGGGACTATGATGCCAGGGAGCTGAGAGAAACAGAGGTGGTGGGAAAACAG GAATGGCTGAATCCTGAGGTTCCTCTTCCACCACCTGTAGATGTTGACAGTACAGACCAACTGAATAAACTGGCTAAAGAAGACCCACGGATAGCTGTACTGCAAGCCCAACTCCTG gcaCAGAAAGAGGAGCTAAAAGTAGCCCAGAAGGAGGcggaggatggagggaaggagagaaagaagagggaggaggtggagaaggagcaCG CCAAAGAAGCAGCTTCACCTCCAGTCTCTGCCTCTGTCCTGCCCCCCTCTGGCCAAGCTGGGGATGACAGCCAGAACACAGccggaacgatagagagagagggcaagaaacCAGGGAAGGGAGAGAAAAAAGAGTTGAAGGAAGAGAAGACGGATTGGAATAAGGGAGGGAAGAAGGGTTATAAGGTAGAAAAAGAGTGGAGAAGTGGAAAATATGACCAGGAGAAAGAAGGAAAAGAGGAGAAAGAGTGGAAGAAGAAAGAAGACAAGAAGGGAGAATGGAAGAAAGATAAATCTAGCAGAGGGAATGAGGGCAAACCATGGAAGGACAGAGGAAACAAGATGGAATGGAAGGAGAAGAGTGAGAAAAAAGACTGGAAGGTGGAGAAAGATTGGAAAAAGGAAAAACCTGAAAGATGGAGTGATAGCAAGGAGTGGAAAAAAAGCAAGGATGAGAGGAAGGGAAAAGAGgagaaaaatcaaaagaaaggaGGTTGGGTTgagtggaagggagagaagaaTGGAAAAGAGGACAAAAATCAAAGAAAAGGAGGTTATAATAAGGGCAGGGATgagtggaagggagagaaggagtggaagggagagaagaaTGGAAAAGAGGAGAAAAATCTAAGAAAAGGAGGTTGGAATAAGGGCAGGGATgagtggaagggagagaaggagtggaAGAATGACAAGGATGACTATAAGGACCTTGGCaaaggatggaaggagagaggagagagaaaggagtggaAGGAAGAGAAAGACTGGACAAAGAAAGACGGAAAGAAAGACGTCAGTAAAGAGTGGAAGAGTAAGGACAACAGGAGAGAAAATGAGTGGTCTGATGGAAATAGAAAGATGGAAGGATTGAAGGAGGAGAGAAACGGAGGAAACTGGAAAAAggacagagggaatgacaagTACGAGAAGGACCACCACTACTCTCAGGAAgggcagaaagagaggagaaagagagaaaagggccCTCCCCAAACCCACCGCCGACCCCCCCTTGAGCAACCTGACTACTGGAGTCACCAGAGAGAACGACTGCAGCACAAACCCAACCCTCAAACCCACTGCAGTTCAGTGGAGGCCTGCGCCCAGGCAGAGGGGCTGCTCCCTGTCACCATGCCGGAGTTTGAGGCCCTGCTCCTGGGTTACCTGGTCAAGGCAGAGAGGGTGGGGGTGGAGGCCTCCAAGAGGGAGGAGCTCAGTAAGCTAACCAAGGAGTTCTTCAGTGACGGAGTGTTCGTTCACGACCAGATGAGCTTCAAGGACTTTGTGGAGGATGTGGATGACATCTTAGAGGATATGGTGGAGgatgaggaggtagaggaggagatggatgacTTTGAGGAAGAGGCAATGAACAGGTTTTCAGttccagggagaggagagagggagaagtggaggaaggagagtgggagaggacGGGTGTga
- the pbxip1b gene encoding pre-B-cell leukemia transcription factor-interacting protein 1 isoform X6, protein MSDSGGAANSNSWTVLTAEETVAETLRPVEERTEHHEDTPSHTAAEKPTGTPSHTAAEKPTGTPSHTAAEKPTESRPGEDAVSAEESHSVKLQQETQETQPERDKDYTHDLPFDPVPDSTPALDSSASVAPPSSLLEVPAPTGLDPDTHSQSRSLPGNPAPPISDPDSFSDSYTHISSSPDLEEPPALLLNTEPPEEVGLVQEVEGYIQDVHHHYEEGLGQEEEESDLSEVGAKTVVLRPLFLPGPDSHLEAEVVGEEEGVSGVRRRRGSLLAALERIGREEEEEEEDEFRIPQQREQEETGFSLNKCILGAVILLGLGTIFFSGVFMDLDGEGDYDARELRETEVVGKQEWLNPEVPLPPPVDVDSTDQLNKLAKEDPRIAVLQAQLLAQKEELKVAQKEAEDGGKERKKREEVEKEHAKEAASPPVSASVLPPSGQAGDDSQNTAGTIEREGKKPGKGEKKELKEEKTDWNKGGKKGYKVEKEWRSGKYDQEKEGKEEKEWKKKEDKKGEWKKDKSSRGNEGKPWKDRGNKMEWKEKSEKKDWKVEKDWKKEKPERWSDSKEWKKSKDERKGKEEKNQKKGGWVEWKGEKNGKEDKNQRKGGYNKGRDEWKGEKEWKGEKNGKEEKNLRKGGWNKGRDEWKGEKEWKNDKDDYKDLGKGWKERGERKEWKEEKDWTKKDGKKDVSKEWKSKDNRRENEWSDGNRKMEGLKEERNGGNWKKDRGNDKYEKDHHYSQEGQKERRKREKGPPQTHRRPPLEQPDYWSHQRERLQHKPNPQTHCSSVEACAQAEGLLPVTMPEFEALLLGYLVKAERVGVEASKREELSKLTKEFFSDGVFVHDQMSFKDFVEDVDDILEDMVEDEEVEEEMDDFEEEAMNRFSVPGRGEREKWRKESGRGRV, encoded by the exons ATGTCTGACAGCGGTGGTGCTGCCAACAGCAATAGCTGGACTGTCCTCACAGCAGAG GAGACTGTTGCTGAGACACTGAGGCCtgtagaggagagaacagagcacCATGAAGATACACCCAGTCATACTGCTGCAGAGAAACCTACAGGTACACCCAGTCATACTGCTGCAGAGAAACCTACAGGTACACCCAGTCATACTGCTGCAGAGAAACCTACAG aGAGTAGGCCTGGGGAGGATGCAGTGTCTGCTGAAGAGTCTCACTCTGTGAAGCTACAGCAG GAGACCCAGGAAACACAACCAGAGAGAGATAAGGATTACACCCATGACCTTCCCTTTGACCCTGTCCCTGACTCAACCCCTGCCCTTGACTCCTCTGCTAGTGTTGCTCCTCCGAGCTCTCTGTTAGAAGTCCCCGCCCCCACAGGGCTTGACCCAGATACACACAGCCAATCCAGAAGCCTCCCTGGGAACCCAGCCCCTCCCATCTCTGACCCTGATTCGTTCTCTGACTCCTACACCCACATTAGCTCCTCCCCCGACCTTGAAGAGCCCCCTGCCTTGCTGCTCAACACTGAGCCACCGGAAGAGGTGGGGCTTGTACAGGAAGTGGAGGGGTATATACAGGATGTGCATCATCATTATGAGGAGGGGCTTgggcaggaagaggaggagtctgatCTGTCTGAGGTCGGGGCCAAGACAG TGGTTCTACGTCCCCTCTTTCTCCCTGGGCCAGACTCTCATCTGGAAGCAGaggtggtgggggaggaggaaggggtgtcaggggtgaggaggaggagggggtctcTCCTGGCGGCTCTGGAGCGGATcggaagggaagaggaggaggaggaggaggatgagttcCGGATTCCGCAGCAGAGGGAGCAAGAGGAGACTGGTTTCTCTCTCAACAAGTGCATCCTAGGAGCTGTCATACTGCTGGGCCTCGGAACCATCTTCTTCTCAG GTGTCTTCATGGACCTGGATGGTG AGGGGGACTATGATGCCAGGGAGCTGAGAGAAACAGAGGTGGTGGGAAAACAG GAATGGCTGAATCCTGAGGTTCCTCTTCCACCACCTGTAGATGTTGACAGTACAGACCAACTGAATAAACTGGCTAAAGAAGACCCACGGATAGCTGTACTGCAAGCCCAACTCCTG gcaCAGAAAGAGGAGCTAAAAGTAGCCCAGAAGGAGGcggaggatggagggaaggagagaaagaagagggaggaggtggagaaggagcaCG CCAAAGAAGCAGCTTCACCTCCAGTCTCTGCCTCTGTCCTGCCCCCCTCTGGCCAAGCTGGGGATGACAGCCAGAACACAGccggaacgatagagagagagggcaagaaacCAGGGAAGGGAGAGAAAAAAGAGTTGAAGGAAGAGAAGACGGATTGGAATAAGGGAGGGAAGAAGGGTTATAAGGTAGAAAAAGAGTGGAGAAGTGGAAAATATGACCAGGAGAAAGAAGGAAAAGAGGAGAAAGAGTGGAAGAAGAAAGAAGACAAGAAGGGAGAATGGAAGAAAGATAAATCTAGCAGAGGGAATGAGGGCAAACCATGGAAGGACAGAGGAAACAAGATGGAATGGAAGGAGAAGAGTGAGAAAAAAGACTGGAAGGTGGAGAAAGATTGGAAAAAGGAAAAACCTGAAAGATGGAGTGATAGCAAGGAGTGGAAAAAAAGCAAGGATGAGAGGAAGGGAAAAGAGgagaaaaatcaaaagaaaggaGGTTGGGTTgagtggaagggagagaagaaTGGAAAAGAGGACAAAAATCAAAGAAAAGGAGGTTATAATAAGGGCAGGGATgagtggaagggagagaaggagtggaagggagagaagaaTGGAAAAGAGGAGAAAAATCTAAGAAAAGGAGGTTGGAATAAGGGCAGGGATgagtggaagggagagaaggagtggaAGAATGACAAGGATGACTATAAGGACCTTGGCaaaggatggaaggagagaggagagagaaaggagtggaAGGAAGAGAAAGACTGGACAAAGAAAGACGGAAAGAAAGACGTCAGTAAAGAGTGGAAGAGTAAGGACAACAGGAGAGAAAATGAGTGGTCTGATGGAAATAGAAAGATGGAAGGATTGAAGGAGGAGAGAAACGGAGGAAACTGGAAAAAggacagagggaatgacaagTACGAGAAGGACCACCACTACTCTCAGGAAgggcagaaagagaggagaaagagagaaaagggccCTCCCCAAACCCACCGCCGACCCCCCCTTGAGCAACCTGACTACTGGAGTCACCAGAGAGAACGACTGCAGCACAAACCCAACCCTCAAACCCACTGCAGTTCAGTGGAGGCCTGCGCCCAGGCAGAGGGGCTGCTCCCTGTCACCATGCCGGAGTTTGAGGCCCTGCTCCTGGGTTACCTGGTCAAGGCAGAGAGGGTGGGGGTGGAGGCCTCCAAGAGGGAGGAGCTCAGTAAGCTAACCAAGGAGTTCTTCAGTGACGGAGTGTTCGTTCACGACCAGATGAGCTTCAAGGACTTTGTGGAGGATGTGGATGACATCTTAGAGGATATGGTGGAGgatgaggaggtagaggaggagatggatgacTTTGAGGAAGAGGCAATGAACAGGTTTTCAGttccagggagaggagagagggagaagtggaggaaggagagtgggagaggacGGGTGTga